From the genome of Proteus vulgaris, one region includes:
- a CDS encoding F0F1 ATP synthase subunit epsilon, translating into MADTSFHLKVVSAEKQLYDGEVKRIQVTGSEGELGIYPQHTPLLTAIKPGMVRVVKTSGEEEVIYLSGGILEVQPTGVIVLADTAIRGRDLDEAKALESKRKAEEHIQSSHGDVDYAQASAELAKAIAKLRVIELTRR; encoded by the coding sequence ATGGCCGATACATCGTTCCACCTGAAAGTTGTCAGCGCTGAAAAGCAGTTATATGACGGCGAAGTCAAACGAATTCAGGTAACTGGTAGCGAAGGTGAGCTCGGTATTTATCCGCAGCATACCCCGTTATTAACTGCCATAAAACCGGGCATGGTACGTGTCGTAAAAACATCGGGCGAAGAAGAGGTTATCTACCTTTCAGGTGGTATTCTCGAAGTTCAGCCGACTGGCGTCATTGTACTGGCAGATACAGCTATCCGTGGTCGTGATTTGGATGAAGCGAAAGCGTTGGAATCTAAGCGTAAAGCTGAAGAACACATTCAATCCTCTCATGGTGATGTTGATTATGCTCAAGCATCAGCAGAATTAGCCAAAGCGATTGCAAAACTACGTGTAATCGAACTGACTCGACGTTGA
- the glmU gene encoding bifunctional UDP-N-acetylglucosamine diphosphorylase/glucosamine-1-phosphate N-acetyltransferase GlmU, with protein sequence MSNSAKSVVILAAGKGTRMYSQLPKVLHKLAGKSMVQHVIDTAKSLGAQQTHLVYGHGGELMKEKLGSQPVNWVLQAEQLGTGHAMQQAAPFFADDEDILMLYGDVPLITKETLERLIEVKPEGGIGLLTVILDNPTGYGRIVRENGEVTGIIEQKDASEEQLKINEINTGILVANGGDLKRWLGKLDNNNAQKEYYITDIIALAHKEGRKIETAHPRRHSEMEGVNNRLQLAALERIYQTEQAERLLLEGVMLLDPARFDLRGTLTHGKDVVIDTNVIIEGNVTLGNNVEIGTGCVLKNCVIGDNSIISPYTVIEDANLAQECTVGPFARLRPGSELADKAHVGNFVEMKKASLGIGSKAGHLTYLGDTEVGANVNIGAGTITCNYDGANKFKTVIGDDVFIGSDTQLVAPVTVANGATIGAGTTLTKNVNENELVISRVKQTHISGWKRPVKKKQ encoded by the coding sequence ATGTCTAATTCAGCTAAAAGCGTTGTTATTCTTGCTGCGGGAAAAGGCACCCGCATGTATTCACAGTTACCTAAAGTTCTTCATAAACTTGCGGGTAAATCCATGGTTCAACATGTGATTGATACTGCTAAGTCATTAGGTGCTCAACAAACACACCTTGTCTATGGACATGGTGGTGAGCTAATGAAAGAAAAATTAGGTTCACAACCTGTTAATTGGGTACTACAAGCAGAGCAACTAGGAACGGGTCACGCAATGCAGCAAGCCGCGCCTTTCTTTGCTGATGATGAAGATATCCTGATGCTTTATGGTGATGTTCCTCTTATAACCAAAGAAACATTAGAACGTTTAATTGAAGTTAAACCAGAAGGCGGTATTGGTTTATTAACGGTTATTTTAGATAATCCAACTGGCTATGGTCGTATTGTTCGTGAAAATGGTGAAGTAACTGGCATCATCGAACAAAAAGATGCTTCTGAAGAACAACTCAAAATTAATGAAATCAACACTGGCATTTTAGTGGCTAATGGTGGTGATTTAAAACGTTGGTTAGGTAAGCTCGATAATAACAATGCACAAAAAGAGTATTACATTACTGATATTATCGCGTTAGCGCATAAAGAAGGTCGTAAAATTGAAACGGCTCATCCTCGTCGCCATAGTGAAATGGAAGGCGTAAATAACCGTCTACAACTGGCTGCATTAGAGCGTATTTACCAAACAGAACAAGCAGAGCGCTTATTATTAGAAGGTGTTATGTTGCTTGATCCTGCGCGCTTTGATTTACGTGGAACATTAACTCATGGTAAAGATGTGGTGATTGATACCAACGTTATCATTGAAGGTAATGTGACGTTGGGAAATAACGTTGAAATTGGTACAGGTTGTGTTCTAAAAAACTGTGTGATTGGTGATAATTCTATTATTAGCCCATATACGGTGATCGAGGATGCAAACTTAGCACAAGAGTGTACAGTTGGCCCATTTGCACGTCTTCGCCCAGGTAGTGAATTAGCTGATAAAGCTCACGTGGGTAACTTTGTTGAGATGAAAAAAGCCAGCTTAGGTATTGGCTCTAAAGCAGGTCATTTGACTTACTTAGGCGATACAGAAGTGGGTGCTAACGTTAATATCGGCGCAGGTACTATCACTTGTAACTATGATGGGGCGAATAAATTCAAAACCGTTATTGGTGATGATGTCTTTATTGGTTCAGATACTCAATTAGTGGCGCCAGTTACTGTTGCTAATGGTGCAACCATTGGTGCAGGAACAACACTCACTAAAAACGTAAATGAAAACGAATTAGTGATCAGTCGAGTTAAGCAAACTCATATCAGTGGATGGAAACGTCCAGTGAAGAAAAAACAATAA
- the glmS gene encoding glutamine--fructose-6-phosphate transaminase (isomerizing), which yields MCGIVGAVAQRDIAEILIEGLRRLEYRGYDSAGLAVVDNDCKMTRLREAGKVQMLADEAEKTQVIGGTGIAHTRWATHGEPCEDNAHPHVSGTIAVVHNGIIENYQDLKAELIKKGYQFASQTDTEVIAHLANWEQRQGGTLREVVQRVIPQLRGAYGTVIMDSRTPELLVAARSGSPLVVGLGVGENFLASDQLALLPVTRRFIYLEEGDIVEITRRHVHIFDVNGEEVNRDTIESNVQYDAGDKGVYRHYMQKEIYEQPLAIKNTLEGRLKSDSIDLSELGPKAEEILSKVEHIQIVACGTSYNAGMVSRYWFESLAGIPCDVEIASEYRYRKPATRRNSLLITLSQSGETADTLAALRLSKELGYLSSLAICNVAGSSLVRESEFVLMTKAGAEIGVASTKAFTTQLTVLLMLVAYMGRIKGVATLEHEVSTALHALPSRIESMLSKDKVIEALAEDFSEKSHALFLGRGDQYPIAVEGALKLKEISYIHAEAYAAGELKHGPLALIDADMPVIIIAPNNELLEKLKSNIEEVRARGGLLYVFADQDAGFEENETMKLISLPHVEELIAPIFYTVPLQLLSYHVALIKGTDVDQPRNLAKSVTVE from the coding sequence ATGTGTGGAATAGTAGGTGCAGTTGCACAACGCGATATCGCTGAAATCTTAATTGAAGGCTTACGTCGTCTAGAATACCGCGGTTATGATTCTGCGGGGTTAGCCGTTGTTGATAATGACTGCAAAATGACACGTTTGCGTGAAGCTGGCAAAGTACAAATGTTGGCTGATGAAGCAGAAAAAACACAAGTCATTGGTGGCACAGGTATTGCTCATACACGTTGGGCAACACATGGTGAACCTTGTGAAGATAATGCACATCCTCATGTATCTGGTACTATTGCCGTGGTACACAATGGTATTATCGAAAACTACCAAGACCTGAAAGCAGAATTAATTAAAAAAGGGTATCAGTTTGCTTCTCAAACAGATACCGAAGTGATTGCTCACTTGGCAAACTGGGAACAGCGCCAAGGCGGCACATTACGTGAAGTTGTACAGCGCGTTATTCCTCAATTACGTGGTGCTTACGGTACTGTAATTATGGATAGTCGCACACCAGAATTATTAGTTGCCGCACGTTCTGGTAGTCCGCTGGTGGTTGGTCTTGGTGTGGGAGAAAACTTCCTTGCTTCTGACCAATTAGCATTATTGCCAGTGACTCGTCGCTTTATCTACCTTGAAGAAGGGGATATTGTTGAAATTACACGCCGTCATGTCCATATTTTTGATGTAAATGGTGAAGAAGTTAATCGTGATACGATTGAATCTAACGTTCAATACGATGCGGGTGATAAAGGTGTTTATCGCCACTACATGCAAAAAGAGATCTACGAACAGCCTCTGGCGATTAAAAACACCCTTGAAGGTCGTTTAAAATCAGATTCGATTGATCTCAGTGAATTAGGCCCTAAAGCTGAAGAGATCTTATCTAAAGTTGAACACATTCAAATAGTAGCTTGTGGGACTTCTTATAACGCAGGTATGGTTTCTCGTTATTGGTTTGAATCGTTAGCGGGCATTCCTTGTGATGTCGAAATTGCATCTGAATATCGCTACCGTAAACCAGCAACTCGCCGTAATAGCTTATTGATCACATTATCCCAATCAGGTGAAACCGCAGATACGTTAGCGGCGCTACGTTTATCTAAAGAGTTAGGATATTTATCATCACTGGCGATTTGTAACGTGGCTGGATCTTCTTTAGTGCGTGAATCTGAATTTGTTTTAATGACTAAAGCAGGTGCTGAAATTGGTGTTGCATCAACTAAAGCGTTCACAACACAGTTAACAGTTCTATTAATGCTGGTGGCATATATGGGACGCATTAAAGGTGTTGCAACATTAGAACATGAAGTTTCAACAGCATTACATGCATTACCAAGCCGTATTGAAAGCATGTTATCGAAAGATAAAGTGATTGAAGCCTTAGCTGAAGATTTCTCAGAAAAAAGCCATGCTTTATTCTTAGGTCGTGGCGACCAATACCCGATTGCGGTAGAAGGTGCATTAAAGCTAAAAGAGATCTCTTATATTCATGCTGAAGCTTATGCTGCTGGTGAGTTAAAACATGGTCCATTAGCATTAATTGATGCGGATATGCCGGTTATCATTATTGCGCCAAACAATGAATTATTAGAAAAATTAAAATCTAATATCGAAGAAGTTCGCGCACGTGGTGGTTTACTGTATGTGTTTGCTGATCAAGATGCAGGCTTTGAAGAAAACGAAACGATGAAGTTAATTTCTCTGCCTCACGTTGAAGAGCTTATCGCACCGATTTTCTATACCGTACCATTACAGTTGTTGTCTTATCATGTTGCTTTAATTAAAGGCACAGACGTAGACCAACCTCGTAACTTAGCAAAATCAGTTACAGTTGAATAA